One window of Candidatus Mycobacterium wuenschmannii genomic DNA carries:
- a CDS encoding TatD family hydrolase, which yields MRVSSKRPPPPAPERLSPLIDAHTHLDACGATDADGVHAILDRAAAVGVVAVVTIADDLASAHWATQAADWDPRVYAAVALHPTRADALTSDARAEIERLADHPRVVAVGETGMDLYWPGKLDGCAGPAVQREAFAWHIDLAKRTGKPLMIHNRDADADVLDVLRAEGAPETVIFHCFSSGPELARACADAGWLVSLSGTVSFKNARELREAVPLVPPDQLLVETDAPFLTPHPYRGAPNEPYCLPYTVRSLADLLERPAAELAELTSGNARRVYRLPAEG from the coding sequence GTGCGCGTGAGTTCCAAGCGTCCGCCGCCGCCCGCTCCGGAGCGGCTGAGCCCGCTGATCGACGCGCACACCCACCTCGACGCGTGCGGCGCAACCGACGCCGACGGCGTGCACGCGATTCTCGACCGTGCGGCCGCCGTCGGCGTCGTGGCGGTGGTCACGATCGCCGATGACCTGGCGTCGGCGCACTGGGCGACCCAGGCCGCCGACTGGGATCCGCGCGTCTACGCCGCGGTGGCCCTGCATCCGACCCGTGCCGACGCGCTGACCTCCGACGCCCGCGCCGAGATCGAGCGGCTGGCCGACCACCCGCGGGTGGTGGCGGTCGGCGAGACCGGCATGGACCTGTACTGGCCGGGCAAGCTCGACGGCTGCGCCGGACCGGCGGTGCAGCGGGAGGCCTTCGCGTGGCATATCGACCTGGCCAAGCGCACCGGTAAGCCGCTGATGATCCACAACCGCGACGCCGACGCCGACGTGCTCGACGTACTGCGGGCCGAGGGTGCCCCGGAAACCGTGATCTTCCACTGTTTTTCGTCCGGCCCAGAGCTGGCGCGCGCCTGCGCCGACGCCGGCTGGCTGGTCAGCCTGTCCGGCACGGTGAGCTTCAAGAACGCCCGCGAACTGCGCGAGGCCGTCCCGCTGGTGCCGCCCGATCAGCTGCTGGTGGAAACCGACGCGCCGTTCCTGACACCGCATCCGTACCGCGGCGCACCCAACGAGCCGTACTGCCTGCCCTACACCGTGCGCTCGCTGGCCGACCTGCTCGAGCGACCCGCCGCGGAACTCGCCGAGCTGACCTCGGGCAACGCGCGGCGGGTCTATCGGTTGCCGGCGGAGGGTTAA
- a CDS encoding DUF1772 domain-containing protein, whose amino-acid sequence MVAKLFALTAVLGTAVVYGTDVFCAMVQRPALARVDDRALLSVMGNIHRYGDRRMPVPGVLGLLAAAISAGVAAASGHWVQAGAAGVAFVLLVGWLVIYLRVSAPINRELTAAADGSGVTIDAPALQRKWDAVITARATLQGLAVAALGAAMVM is encoded by the coding sequence ATGGTCGCGAAGTTGTTCGCGTTGACCGCGGTGCTCGGCACCGCGGTGGTCTACGGCACCGACGTATTCTGCGCGATGGTGCAACGGCCCGCACTGGCCCGTGTCGACGACCGGGCCCTGCTGTCGGTGATGGGCAACATCCACCGGTACGGCGACCGGCGGATGCCGGTGCCCGGGGTGCTCGGCCTGTTGGCCGCGGCGATCAGTGCGGGGGTGGCCGCGGCGTCGGGCCACTGGGTGCAGGCCGGTGCGGCGGGCGTCGCGTTCGTGCTACTGGTGGGGTGGCTGGTGATCTACCTCCGGGTGAGCGCGCCGATCAACCGTGAACTCACCGCCGCGGCCGACGGCTCGGGGGTGACCATCGATGCGCCTGCGCTGCAACGAAAGTGGGACGCGGTCATCACGGCACGCGCGACCCTCCAGGGACTAGCGGTCGCGGCGCTCGGCGCGGCCATGGTGATGTGA
- a CDS encoding NAD(P)/FAD-dependent oxidoreductase: MTAQRTHIVVIGGGYAGTLAANHLRLNADAVDITVVNPRPKFVERIRLHQMVAGSGSAAVDYGTLLGEGVRLVVDNADRIDTALGTVELASGENLDYDYLIYAVGSTGVVPAAVPGAVEYAYPIAEFEQAERLHAALDELHPDAPIIVVGAGLTGIETASELAEQGRRVHLVCGGTLGPSLSAPGRRSVAKWLRRLGVDVLEAARVAEVHRDGVLLDDGAVLRSAATVWTAGFGVPELAARSGLPTDALGRLLTDETLTCVDNPRIVAAGDAAAPSGQPLRMSCQAAIPLGAQAANTVLSRIAGTPAAGINQAFTGQCISIGRKYATVQLARSDDTPLNLFIGGRVAASIKEMVCKGTVWGIRKEAAKPGWYRWLKGGKRAQRLADEAVPVS, encoded by the coding sequence ATGACCGCCCAGCGCACTCACATCGTCGTGATCGGCGGCGGCTACGCCGGCACGCTGGCCGCCAACCACCTGCGCCTCAACGCCGATGCCGTAGACATCACCGTGGTCAACCCGCGGCCGAAATTCGTCGAGCGCATCCGGCTGCACCAGATGGTCGCCGGCAGCGGCAGCGCCGCTGTCGACTACGGCACGCTGCTCGGCGAGGGCGTCCGGTTGGTGGTCGACAACGCCGACCGGATCGACACCGCCCTCGGAACGGTTGAGCTGGCTTCCGGCGAAAACCTGGACTACGACTACCTCATCTATGCGGTCGGCAGCACCGGCGTGGTCCCGGCCGCGGTGCCCGGGGCGGTCGAATACGCCTATCCGATCGCTGAATTCGAACAGGCCGAGCGACTGCACGCTGCGCTCGACGAACTACACCCCGACGCGCCCATCATCGTCGTCGGTGCCGGGCTGACCGGCATCGAGACCGCATCCGAACTGGCCGAGCAGGGCCGGCGGGTGCATCTGGTCTGCGGCGGAACGTTGGGCCCTTCGCTGAGTGCGCCCGGCCGCCGCTCGGTGGCGAAATGGTTGCGCCGCCTGGGCGTCGACGTGCTGGAGGCCGCGCGGGTCGCCGAGGTCCATCGCGACGGGGTGCTGTTGGACGACGGCGCCGTGTTGCGCAGCGCGGCCACCGTGTGGACTGCGGGCTTCGGGGTGCCGGAGTTGGCCGCCCGCAGCGGACTGCCCACCGATGCGCTGGGCCGATTGCTCACCGATGAGACACTGACCTGCGTGGACAACCCACGCATCGTCGCGGCCGGTGACGCCGCCGCGCCGTCGGGCCAGCCGCTGCGGATGAGCTGCCAGGCCGCGATCCCGCTGGGCGCGCAGGCCGCCAACACGGTGCTCAGCCGGATTGCCGGCACCCCGGCCGCGGGCATCAACCAAGCCTTCACCGGCCAGTGCATCAGCATCGGACGCAAGTACGCGACCGTGCAATTGGCCCGCTCCGACGACACCCCACTGAACCTGTTCATCGGCGGCCGGGTCGCCGCCTCGATCAAGGAAATGGTCTGCAAGGGCACGGTGTGGGGCATCCGCAAGGAGGCCGCCAAGCCGGGTTGGTACCGCTGGCTCAAGGGCGGCAAGCGGGCGCAGCGACTGGCCGACGAGGCGGTGCCGGTGTCGTGA
- a CDS encoding resuscitation-promoting factor, with translation MNIITKLHQAPSPALRFLVAGLLLVLAFAGAFAVADYKTVTLSVDGNAMTVTTMKSRVIDIIKENGFSVSDRDDLYPAAGEKVHGDASIVLRRSRPLQISLDGQNTKQVWTTASTVDEALAQLAMTDTAPAAASRGSRVPLAGMALPVVSAKTVELDDGGVVHNVHRAAARVGDLLATLGVPLEQSDQVTPGAVAPVIDGMHIQVIRNRIEKVTERVPLDPPKRRIEDPQLNMSKEIVEDKGAAGSQDMTFAVSKVNGVETGRLPVASHVINPAREAIVRVGTKPGTEVPAVANGEIWDAISRCEAGGNWAINTGNGYYGGVQFDQNTWVRNGGLRFAPRADLASREEQIAVASVTQARQGWGAWPVCSGRAGAR, from the coding sequence TTGAACATAATTACGAAACTCCATCAGGCTCCTTCTCCCGCTCTGCGCTTTCTGGTCGCAGGCCTTCTGCTGGTCTTGGCCTTCGCCGGCGCCTTCGCGGTAGCCGACTACAAGACCGTGACGCTGAGCGTCGACGGCAACGCGATGACCGTCACCACGATGAAGTCGCGGGTCATCGACATCATCAAGGAAAACGGGTTCTCGGTCAGCGACCGTGACGACCTGTACCCCGCCGCGGGCGAGAAGGTGCACGGCGACGCCAGCATCGTGCTGCGCCGTAGCCGGCCGCTACAGATCTCGCTCGACGGCCAGAACACCAAGCAGGTGTGGACCACGGCGTCCACGGTCGACGAGGCGCTGGCCCAGCTGGCGATGACCGACACCGCGCCGGCGGCGGCGTCGCGCGGCAGCCGCGTCCCGCTGGCCGGCATGGCCCTGCCCGTCGTCAGCGCCAAGACCGTCGAACTCGACGACGGTGGTGTCGTGCACAACGTCCACCGGGCCGCCGCCCGCGTCGGCGACCTGCTCGCCACCCTGGGGGTGCCGCTGGAGCAGAGCGACCAGGTCACCCCCGGCGCGGTTGCGCCGGTGATCGACGGCATGCACATCCAGGTGATCCGCAACCGGATCGAAAAGGTCACCGAGCGGGTGCCGCTGGACCCGCCGAAGCGCCGGATCGAAGACCCGCAGCTGAACATGAGCAAAGAGATCGTCGAGGACAAGGGCGCCGCCGGCAGCCAGGACATGACCTTCGCGGTGTCCAAGGTCAACGGCGTCGAGACCGGCCGACTGCCGGTCGCCAGTCACGTCATCAACCCTGCTCGCGAGGCGATCGTGCGGGTCGGCACCAAGCCGGGCACCGAGGTGCCCGCTGTCGCCAACGGCGAGATCTGGGATGCCATCTCGCGTTGTGAGGCCGGTGGCAACTGGGCGATCAACACCGGAAACGGCTACTACGGCGGTGTCCAGTTCGACCAGAACACCTGGGTGCGCAACGGCGGCTTGCGATTTGCGCCGCGCGCCGACCTGGCCAGCCGTGAAGAGCAGATCGCCGTGGCTTCGGTGACGCAGGCCCGTCAGGGCTGGGGAGCGTGGCCCGTCTGCAGCGGAAGAGCGGGTGCCCGCTGA
- a CDS encoding 4-(cytidine 5'-diphospho)-2-C-methyl-D-erythritol kinase — protein MDGSTAAQWAPIGAVTVRTPGKINLYLAVGDLLDSGYHELTTVFHAVSLVDEVTVRNADVLSLEITGEGAGELPLDERNLAWQAAELMGEHVGRAPDVSITIDKSIPVAGGMGGGSADAAGVLVALNSLWELGVPRRDLHTLAAKLGSDVPFALHGGTALGTGRGEELATVLARNNFHWVLAFADGGLSTPKVFRELDRLREAGDPPRLGEAGPVLAALAAGDPEELAPLLGNELQAAALSMNARLRRVLRAGVEAGALAGLVSGSGPTCAFLCRSASAAVDVGIELTGAGVCRTVRVASGPVHGARVVPTPASGD, from the coding sequence ATGGACGGAAGCACCGCAGCTCAGTGGGCGCCCATTGGGGCGGTGACGGTCCGCACGCCCGGCAAGATCAACCTCTACCTGGCCGTCGGAGACCTGCTGGACAGCGGATATCACGAGCTGACGACGGTGTTTCACGCCGTCTCGCTGGTGGACGAGGTCACCGTCCGCAACGCCGACGTGCTGTCGCTGGAGATCACCGGCGAGGGCGCCGGCGAATTGCCTCTCGACGAGCGCAACCTGGCCTGGCAGGCCGCCGAGCTGATGGGTGAGCACGTCGGCCGCGCGCCCGACGTGTCGATCACGATCGACAAGAGCATTCCGGTGGCCGGCGGCATGGGCGGCGGCAGCGCGGACGCGGCCGGTGTGCTGGTCGCGCTGAACTCGCTCTGGGAACTCGGCGTACCCCGCCGCGATCTGCACACCCTGGCGGCCAAACTCGGCAGCGACGTGCCGTTCGCTCTGCACGGCGGTACCGCGCTGGGCACCGGCCGCGGCGAGGAGCTCGCTACGGTGTTGGCCCGCAACAACTTTCACTGGGTGCTCGCGTTCGCCGACGGTGGTCTGTCCACGCCGAAGGTGTTCCGTGAGCTGGACCGCCTGCGCGAGGCCGGCGATCCGCCGCGCCTTGGCGAGGCCGGCCCGGTGCTCGCCGCGCTGGCGGCCGGTGATCCGGAGGAGTTGGCGCCGCTGTTGGGCAACGAACTGCAGGCCGCCGCCCTGAGCATGAACGCGCGCCTGCGCCGCGTCCTGCGGGCCGGCGTCGAGGCTGGCGCGCTGGCGGGGCTGGTGTCGGGTTCCGGGCCTACCTGCGCGTTCCTGTGCCGGTCGGCGTCCGCGGCGGTCGATGTCGGCATCGAACTGACCGGGGCCGGGGTGTGTCGGACGGTGCGCGTCGCCAGTGGGCCGGTGCACGGCGCGCGGGTGGTGCCCACGCCCGCGTCGGGCGACTGA
- a CDS encoding TetR/AcrR family transcriptional regulator, whose translation MAIDDRRTRERAARRDLITATARTIAEAEGWDAVTTRRLSAEIEYSQPVLYKHFAGMEGIVASVAVQGFAELGDALAAARAPATDGHDALSRVAHAFIGFARDNPALFDAMFTRATTLAFAADDTPPELNNAFDELRAAVEQIAGNRDPDTLAEVVWAALHGLITLDRSGRLRPDFHDDRIETLVADICGSL comes from the coding sequence ATGGCCATCGACGACCGCCGGACGCGCGAGCGCGCCGCCCGCCGCGACCTGATCACCGCCACCGCGCGCACGATCGCCGAAGCGGAGGGTTGGGACGCGGTGACCACCCGGCGGCTGTCTGCCGAGATCGAGTACAGCCAGCCCGTGCTCTACAAGCACTTCGCCGGCATGGAGGGCATCGTCGCGTCGGTCGCCGTTCAGGGCTTCGCCGAGCTCGGCGACGCGCTGGCCGCGGCGCGCGCCCCGGCCACCGACGGCCACGACGCGCTGTCCCGAGTTGCCCACGCGTTCATCGGTTTTGCCCGCGACAACCCCGCGCTGTTCGACGCGATGTTCACCCGGGCGACCACCCTGGCGTTCGCCGCCGACGACACCCCACCCGAGCTCAACAACGCGTTCGACGAGCTGCGCGCGGCGGTCGAACAAATCGCCGGGAATCGCGACCCCGACACCCTCGCCGAAGTGGTCTGGGCCGCCCTGCACGGGCTCATCACCCTCGATCGCAGCGGGCGCCTACGCCCGGACTTTCATGACGATCGCATCGAGACTCTGGTCGCCGACATCTGCGGGAGCCTGTGA
- the rsmA gene encoding 16S rRNA (adenine(1518)-N(6)/adenine(1519)-N(6))-dimethyltransferase RsmA has product MQRKSGCPLTVQLLGRTEIRRLAKELEFRPRKSLGQNFVHDANTVRRIVTASGVNRDDHVLEVGPGLGSLTLALLDRGCTVSAVEIDPVLAERLPQTVSEHSNSEAQRLNVVNRDVLTIGPDDLQTPPTAVVANLPYNVAVPAILHLLAEFPTLRTVMVMVQAEVAERLAAEPGGKEYGVPSVKVRFHGEVRRHGTVSPTVFWPIPRVYSGLVRIDRYAAAPWPTDATFRQHVFKLVDTAFAQRRKTSRNAFVDWAGSGNESASRLLAASIDPSRRGETLTVEEFVRLYQRSGTTGEAPPRGQAPRHASAS; this is encoded by the coding sequence CTGCAGCGGAAGAGCGGGTGCCCGCTGACCGTCCAGTTACTTGGGCGAACCGAAATCCGCCGGTTGGCCAAAGAACTCGAATTCCGTCCGCGTAAATCGTTGGGGCAGAACTTTGTCCACGACGCCAACACCGTGCGCCGGATCGTCACCGCGTCCGGAGTCAACCGCGACGACCACGTCCTGGAAGTCGGCCCCGGCCTGGGCTCGCTGACGCTGGCGCTGCTCGACCGCGGCTGCACCGTCAGCGCCGTCGAGATCGACCCGGTCCTAGCCGAACGCCTGCCCCAGACGGTGTCCGAGCACTCCAACAGCGAGGCCCAGCGGCTGAACGTCGTCAACCGCGACGTCCTCACCATCGGCCCCGACGACCTGCAGACGCCGCCGACCGCGGTGGTGGCGAATCTGCCGTACAACGTCGCAGTGCCGGCGATCCTGCACCTGCTGGCCGAATTCCCCACGCTCCGAACGGTGATGGTGATGGTGCAGGCCGAGGTCGCCGAGCGGCTCGCCGCTGAACCGGGCGGCAAGGAGTACGGCGTGCCGAGCGTCAAGGTGCGCTTTCACGGGGAAGTGCGCCGGCATGGCACGGTCTCGCCGACCGTCTTCTGGCCGATCCCGCGGGTCTACTCCGGGCTGGTCCGCATCGACCGCTACGCCGCAGCGCCCTGGCCGACCGACGCCACCTTCCGGCAGCACGTGTTCAAGCTCGTGGATACCGCATTTGCTCAGCGCCGCAAGACATCTCGCAATGCATTCGTTGACTGGGCGGGTTCGGGCAACGAGTCGGCGAGCCGGTTGCTGGCCGCGAGTATCGACCCGTCGCGGCGCGGTGAAACGCTGACCGTCGAGGAGTTCGTCCGGCTCTACCAACGATCCGGCACGACCGGGGAGGCCCCACCGCGGGGGCAGGCGCCGCGGCACGCGTCCGCGAGCTGA
- a CDS encoding fatty acyl-AMP ligase yields MSRFTENMFRNAHQSSRGMVTGEPHEPVRHTWLEVHERARRIAGGLAAAGVGHGDAVGVLAGFPVEIAPTAQALWMRGASLTMLHQPTPRTDLAVWAEDTMNVIAMIEASAVIVSEPFLVAVPVLEEKGIKVLKIGDLLECEPIDPIETGEDDLALMQLTSGSTGSPKAVQITHRNIYSNAEAMFIGAEYDVDKDVMVSWLPCFHDMGMVGFLTIPMYFGAELVKVTPMDFLRDTLLWAKLIDKYKGTMTAAPNFAYALFAKRLRKQAEPGQYDLSTLRFALSGAEPVDPADVEDLLDAGKPFGLKPSAILPAYGMAETTLAVSFSECNAGLVVDEVDADLLAALRRAVPAAKGNTRRLASLGPLLKDLEARVVDENGNVMPPRGVGVIELRGECVTPGYITMGGFLPAQDEHGWYDTGDLGYLMENGHVVVCGRVKDVIIMAGRNIYPTDIERAAGRVEGVRTGCAVAVRLDAGHSRETFAVAVESNHHDDPAEVRRIEHQVAHEVVTEVDVRPRNVVVLGPGSIPKTSSGKLRRANSVTLVT; encoded by the coding sequence GTGAGCAGGTTTACCGAGAACATGTTCCGCAACGCTCATCAGAGTTCGCGGGGCATGGTCACCGGCGAGCCCCACGAGCCGGTCCGGCACACCTGGCTCGAAGTGCACGAGCGTGCCCGACGCATCGCCGGCGGCCTGGCCGCCGCGGGAGTCGGACACGGTGACGCCGTTGGCGTGCTGGCCGGATTCCCGGTCGAGATCGCGCCGACCGCGCAGGCCCTGTGGATGCGCGGCGCCAGCCTGACGATGCTGCACCAGCCGACCCCACGCACCGACCTCGCCGTCTGGGCCGAGGACACCATGAACGTCATCGCGATGATCGAGGCCAGCGCGGTCATCGTCTCCGAGCCGTTCCTCGTCGCCGTCCCGGTGCTCGAAGAGAAGGGCATCAAGGTCCTCAAGATCGGCGACCTGCTCGAGTGCGAGCCGATCGACCCGATCGAGACCGGCGAAGACGACCTGGCGCTGATGCAGCTGACGTCCGGATCCACCGGTTCCCCGAAGGCCGTGCAGATCACGCACCGCAACATCTACTCCAACGCCGAAGCGATGTTCATCGGCGCCGAGTACGACGTCGACAAGGACGTCATGGTCAGCTGGTTGCCCTGCTTCCACGACATGGGCATGGTCGGCTTCCTGACGATCCCGATGTACTTCGGCGCGGAGCTGGTCAAGGTCACGCCGATGGACTTCCTGCGCGACACCCTGCTGTGGGCCAAGCTGATCGACAAGTACAAGGGCACCATGACCGCGGCGCCCAACTTCGCCTACGCGCTGTTCGCCAAGCGGTTGCGCAAGCAGGCCGAGCCCGGCCAGTACGACCTGTCGACGCTGCGTTTCGCGCTGTCGGGCGCCGAGCCCGTCGACCCCGCCGACGTCGAGGACCTGCTGGACGCCGGCAAGCCGTTCGGCCTCAAGCCGTCGGCGATCCTGCCCGCCTACGGCATGGCCGAGACCACGCTGGCGGTGTCGTTCTCCGAGTGCAATGCCGGCCTGGTGGTCGACGAGGTCGACGCCGACCTGCTGGCCGCGCTGCGTCGCGCCGTGCCCGCCGCCAAGGGCAACACCCGGCGGCTGGCGTCGCTGGGCCCGCTGCTCAAAGACCTCGAGGCGCGCGTCGTCGACGAGAACGGCAACGTTATGCCCCCGCGCGGTGTCGGCGTCATCGAACTGCGCGGCGAATGCGTCACGCCCGGCTACATCACCATGGGCGGTTTCCTGCCGGCCCAGGACGAGCACGGCTGGTACGACACCGGTGACCTCGGCTACCTGATGGAGAACGGCCACGTCGTGGTCTGCGGCCGCGTCAAGGACGTCATCATCATGGCGGGCCGCAACATCTACCCGACCGACATCGAGCGGGCCGCCGGCCGCGTCGAGGGAGTCCGCACCGGCTGCGCCGTCGCGGTTCGACTGGACGCCGGCCACTCACGCGAAACCTTCGCCGTCGCAGTCGAATCCAACCATCACGACGACCCGGCCGAGGTGCGGCGCATCGAGCACCAGGTGGCCCACGAGGTCGTCACCGAGGTGGACGTGCGGCCGCGCAACGTGGTCGTGCTCGGCCCCGGCAGCATCCCGAAGACGTCGTCCGGCAAGCTGCGCCGGGCGAACTCGGTCACGCTGGTTACTTAA
- the metG gene encoding methionine--tRNA ligase, with protein sequence MNPYYVTTAITYPNGNPHVGHAYEYIATDAIARFKRLDGFDVRFLTGTDEHGLKMVETAAAEGIPTAELAKRNSDVFQRLQQKLNISFDRFIRTTDADHHEASKEIWRRMHDAGDIYLDSYSGWYSVRDERFFVESETAEVDGTRIAVETGTPVTWTEEQTYFFRLSAYAEKLLVHYDSHPEFIAPEVRRNEVVSFVSGGLRDLSISRTSFDWGVKVPEHPDHVMYVWVDALTNYLTGVGYPDNESELFQRYWPADLHMIGKDIIRFHTVYWPAFLMSAGIALPKRVFAHGFLLNKGEKMSKSVGNIVDPNTLVDTFGVDQVRYFLLREVPFGQDGSYSEDAIISRINADLANELGNLAQRSLSMIGKNLDGVVPTPGEFSAEDTELLSLADGLLERVRAEFDNQAMHLGLEAIWLMLGAANRYFSAQEPWVLRKSDTEADQVRFATVLYVTIEAVRIAALLVQPVMPESAGTLLDLLGQSPEARNFTSIGTRVLPGTALPAPTGVFPRYQVD encoded by the coding sequence ATGAACCCGTACTACGTCACCACGGCGATCACGTACCCGAATGGCAACCCGCACGTCGGGCACGCCTACGAGTACATCGCCACCGACGCGATCGCCCGGTTCAAGCGGCTTGACGGCTTCGACGTCCGCTTCCTCACCGGCACCGACGAGCACGGCCTGAAGATGGTGGAGACCGCGGCCGCGGAAGGCATTCCGACCGCCGAGTTGGCCAAGCGGAACTCCGACGTGTTCCAGCGTCTGCAACAGAAGCTGAACATCTCCTTCGACCGGTTCATCCGCACCACCGACGCCGACCACCACGAGGCGTCCAAGGAGATCTGGCGGCGGATGCACGACGCCGGTGACATCTACCTGGACAGCTACTCGGGCTGGTACTCGGTGCGCGACGAGCGGTTCTTCGTCGAATCCGAGACCGCGGAGGTCGACGGAACGCGGATCGCGGTCGAGACCGGCACCCCGGTCACCTGGACCGAGGAGCAGACGTACTTCTTCCGGCTGTCCGCCTACGCCGAGAAGTTGTTGGTGCACTACGACTCCCACCCGGAGTTCATCGCGCCCGAGGTGCGCCGCAACGAGGTGGTCAGCTTCGTCTCCGGCGGTCTGCGCGACCTGTCGATATCCCGCACGTCGTTCGACTGGGGCGTGAAGGTGCCCGAGCATCCCGACCATGTGATGTACGTCTGGGTCGACGCGCTGACCAACTACCTCACCGGCGTCGGCTACCCGGACAACGAATCCGAACTGTTCCAACGGTATTGGCCGGCCGATCTACACATGATCGGCAAGGACATCATCCGGTTTCACACCGTCTACTGGCCGGCCTTTTTGATGTCGGCTGGAATCGCCCTGCCCAAACGGGTTTTCGCGCACGGATTCCTGCTCAACAAGGGCGAGAAGATGAGCAAGTCGGTGGGAAACATCGTCGACCCGAACACGCTGGTCGACACGTTCGGCGTCGACCAGGTGCGGTATTTCCTGCTGCGCGAGGTGCCGTTCGGCCAGGACGGCAGCTACAGCGAAGATGCGATCATCAGCCGGATCAATGCCGACCTGGCCAACGAACTCGGCAACCTGGCGCAGCGGTCGCTGTCGATGATCGGCAAGAATCTCGATGGGGTGGTGCCGACGCCCGGTGAGTTCAGCGCCGAGGACACCGAGCTGCTTTCATTGGCCGACGGCCTTCTCGAGCGGGTGCGGGCCGAATTCGACAATCAGGCAATGCATCTCGGACTCGAGGCGATCTGGCTGATGCTCGGCGCGGCCAACCGGTACTTCTCGGCACAGGAACCGTGGGTGCTGCGCAAGAGCGACACCGAGGCCGATCAGGTGCGCTTCGCCACCGTGTTGTACGTGACGATCGAAGCGGTGCGCATCGCTGCACTGCTGGTGCAGCCGGTGATGCCGGAGTCGGCGGGCACGCTGCTCGACCTACTCGGCCAGTCGCCGGAAGCACGGAACTTCACGTCCATCGGGACTCGGGTGTTGCCCGGCACTGCGCTCCCGGCGCCCACCGGCGTCTTTCCGCGCTACCAGGTCGACTAG